A single genomic interval of Chitinophaga sp. 180180018-3 harbors:
- a CDS encoding RagB/SusD family nutrient uptake outer membrane protein, which produces MKKTIILKYIAGVALAGVVAAGCNKDFLEKKPLTEYEEADVWKDVGLVQAFVNDLYVQMRPGFNEVMLSSMSDESRFIHDYNTSRVVQGNASADDLGAIGDFARWDAHYKAIRNCNMFLEKVGAVPFTDESVRTRMTGEVHFMRAWYYHLLVKYFGGVPLITKTFKVKGDEQEILSIKRAPFADCIKFISDECDSAAQQLPVVYDGVANKGRATKGAALALKSRILLFAASDLFNNSKVPNELMGYTSGSQTDRYQQAMDAAAAVMGMNIYSLYQPTSNPTDNYSRVFLDKENPELIFVKQYDKALLGTSVDLYNGPNGYHNWGGNVPLENFVSGYQMKDGSAFSWSSPDQAKSPYANRDPRFYATILYDGAKWKPRPSDGAKIDPVGIIQTGKYEAANGKDSVWGLDTRNSTIENWNGTFSGYYIRKFMDKNLDAQFFRGDQNWIYFRYAEILLNYAEAAIGAKQEGPGRDKLNLVRQRAGMPATSAGGDALKAILRYERRYELAFEEHRYFDARRWIDEAQTAFNVNAKGIEVLGSQISGHPFTYRPFSIQDRKFVKEKNYLLPIPANEIRKNVNLQQQKDYNW; this is translated from the coding sequence ATGAAAAAAACAATCATACTAAAATATATAGCAGGAGTGGCGCTGGCAGGCGTTGTTGCTGCAGGGTGTAACAAAGACTTCCTGGAAAAGAAGCCGCTGACAGAATATGAGGAAGCAGATGTATGGAAAGACGTGGGGCTGGTGCAGGCATTCGTAAATGATCTGTATGTACAAATGCGGCCAGGGTTCAATGAAGTAATGCTTTCTTCTATGTCGGATGAAAGCCGGTTCATACACGATTATAATACATCGAGGGTAGTACAGGGAAATGCCTCCGCAGACGACCTGGGAGCGATAGGTGATTTTGCCAGATGGGATGCGCATTATAAAGCAATCAGGAACTGTAACATGTTCCTCGAAAAAGTAGGAGCAGTACCGTTTACAGACGAGAGTGTACGCACCAGGATGACAGGAGAAGTACACTTCATGAGAGCCTGGTACTATCACTTGCTGGTAAAGTATTTCGGAGGAGTGCCATTGATCACCAAAACATTTAAGGTGAAAGGAGATGAGCAGGAGATCCTGAGTATCAAAAGGGCTCCTTTTGCTGACTGTATCAAGTTTATCTCAGATGAATGCGACAGCGCCGCGCAACAGCTGCCAGTAGTTTACGATGGGGTTGCCAACAAAGGCAGGGCGACCAAAGGAGCAGCGCTGGCGTTGAAATCGCGGATATTGCTGTTTGCAGCCAGCGACCTGTTCAATAATTCCAAAGTACCGAATGAACTGATGGGTTACACTTCCGGTAGTCAGACGGATCGCTATCAGCAGGCAATGGATGCGGCAGCGGCGGTGATGGGCATGAATATATACAGTTTATATCAACCTACCAGCAATCCTACAGATAACTATTCGCGGGTATTCCTCGACAAGGAGAATCCGGAGCTGATCTTCGTAAAACAATACGACAAAGCACTGCTGGGAACATCCGTAGACCTGTATAACGGGCCAAACGGGTATCACAACTGGGGAGGGAACGTTCCGTTGGAAAATTTTGTAAGCGGCTACCAGATGAAAGATGGAAGTGCTTTTTCCTGGAGTAGTCCGGATCAGGCCAAATCTCCTTACGCAAATCGGGATCCCCGCTTCTATGCCACCATTCTTTATGATGGTGCAAAATGGAAGCCCCGCCCGTCAGATGGTGCGAAGATCGACCCGGTTGGTATCATACAAACAGGTAAATATGAAGCTGCAAATGGTAAAGACAGTGTTTGGGGGCTTGATACCCGCAACAGTACTATCGAAAACTGGAACGGAACATTTTCCGGCTATTATATCCGGAAGTTCATGGATAAAAACCTGGATGCACAATTCTTCCGGGGCGATCAGAACTGGATCTATTTCCGGTATGCTGAAATATTGCTGAACTATGCGGAAGCTGCTATTGGTGCAAAACAGGAAGGGCCAGGCCGGGATAAGCTGAATCTGGTGCGGCAGCGCGCCGGTATGCCTGCCACAAGTGCCGGCGGCGATGCGCTTAAAGCCATTTTAAGGTACGAGCGGCGCTATGAGCTGGCGTTTGAAGAGCATCGTTATTTCGATGCAAGACGCTGGATAGATGAAGCACAAACTGCTTTTAATGTAAATGCCAAAGGCATTGAAGTATTGGGCTCACAGATCTCCGGACATCCGTTTACATATCGTCCGTTCAGTATACAGGACAGAAAGTTTGTTAAAGAGAAGAACTACCTGCTGCCGATTCCTGCCAACGAAATCAGGAAGAATGTAAATCTGCAGCAGCAGAAGGACTATAATTGGTAA
- a CDS encoding Gfo/Idh/MocA family oxidoreductase → MIPEKKNEGESNVSRRSFLRNGALTAAGFMIVPRHVLGRGYLAPSDRLRVAGVGVGGKGFSDISEFAKGPADIAFLCDVDKRRAAEAVKKFPKAKFYTDFREMYDKEHKNFDAVSVSTPDHTHAVAAMGAMQLKKHVYVQKPLTHDIYEARMLTEGAKKHKVVSQMGNQGASGDGVRQLMEWYNAGLVGDVHTVYCWTDRPVWPQGIAWPTNRQEIPSELNWDLWLGTAPKREYVDNLVPFNWRGWWDYGTGAIGDMGCHIIEPPFRVLGLGYPTSVECSVGSVYVGEFTRGYFPESCPPSSHVIMKFAGKNGKEITLHWMDGGIQPERPEELGPNETMGDGGNGAIFIGDKGKMMCGTYGMYPKLLPTSRTTEVNVPQTIDRVPEGHYVQWVNAAIAGYGSQKQKTLSSPFDIAGPLTESILMANLAIRSFDIRKPKAGGKGFDYPGRYIKLLWDGNNMKITNFDEANQFVKRTYRDGWSLGV, encoded by the coding sequence ATGATTCCAGAAAAAAAGAATGAGGGAGAAAGCAATGTATCCCGCAGATCATTCCTGAGAAACGGTGCACTTACCGCAGCCGGTTTCATGATTGTTCCACGTCATGTACTCGGCAGGGGCTACCTGGCGCCCAGCGACCGCTTGCGTGTAGCAGGTGTTGGTGTTGGCGGTAAAGGCTTTAGCGATATATCAGAATTTGCAAAAGGTCCGGCAGATATTGCTTTCCTCTGCGATGTTGATAAACGCCGTGCAGCCGAAGCCGTTAAGAAATTCCCTAAAGCTAAATTCTATACAGACTTCAGGGAAATGTATGATAAAGAACACAAAAACTTTGACGCCGTTTCCGTATCCACGCCGGATCACACCCACGCCGTGGCTGCTATGGGAGCCATGCAGCTGAAGAAACATGTATACGTTCAGAAACCGCTGACACATGATATCTACGAAGCGCGCATGCTTACAGAAGGCGCTAAAAAACATAAAGTAGTGAGCCAGATGGGTAACCAGGGCGCCTCCGGAGATGGTGTACGCCAGCTGATGGAATGGTATAACGCCGGACTGGTTGGCGATGTTCATACTGTTTACTGCTGGACCGACCGCCCCGTATGGCCGCAGGGTATTGCCTGGCCAACCAATCGCCAGGAAATTCCTTCAGAGCTCAACTGGGACCTCTGGTTAGGTACCGCACCGAAGAGAGAATACGTTGATAACCTGGTGCCTTTCAACTGGCGCGGCTGGTGGGATTACGGCACCGGCGCAATCGGCGATATGGGTTGCCATATTATTGAACCGCCTTTCCGCGTATTAGGCCTGGGATATCCTACCTCCGTGGAATGCAGTGTTGGTAGCGTTTATGTGGGCGAATTTACCCGTGGCTATTTCCCCGAAAGCTGCCCTCCGTCTTCACACGTGATCATGAAATTCGCCGGCAAAAACGGTAAGGAAATAACCCTCCACTGGATGGATGGTGGTATCCAGCCTGAGCGCCCCGAGGAACTCGGACCTAACGAAACCATGGGAGATGGTGGTAACGGAGCCATCTTTATCGGTGATAAGGGTAAAATGATGTGCGGTACTTATGGTATGTATCCGAAACTGCTGCCTACTTCCCGTACTACTGAAGTAAACGTACCACAAACGATTGACCGTGTACCGGAAGGACACTATGTACAATGGGTAAATGCTGCTATTGCCGGTTATGGAAGCCAGAAACAGAAAACGCTGAGCTCTCCGTTCGATATTGCAGGACCACTCACCGAATCCATTCTCATGGCGAACCTGGCTATCCGCAGCTTCGATATCCGCAAGCCCAAAGCCGGCGGTAAAGGCTTCGATTATCCGGGCCGTTATATCAAACTGCTCTGGGATGGTAATAATATGAAGATCACTAACTTCGATGAAGCCAATCAGTTCGTTAAGCGTACTTATCGCGACGGATGGTCTCTTGGAGTATAA
- a CDS encoding TonB-dependent receptor, with protein sequence MHPRYAKALLLLCLFATNSRATTAREPLPGIWQQGNLTIRGKVKDVNGNPLPGVTVLVKDTKKGATTDEKGNYVINDVKKDAVLVFQYIGFDQLEVRVEGKSSINTVMKENQKTLDEYVVVGYGTQKKVTKTGAVSSVKGAELQQSPNVNISNSLVGRIPGIIAVNNSGEPGYDGSRIFIRGRSTLGNSNPLVVIDGFPRDGFERMNPNDIESVSILKDAAAAIYGSRAANGVILVTTKRGKGGKPTLSYGFNQSFVTPTRLPKMADAPTYARVVNEILKYGGDVPRYTEDQIKKFGDGSDPWLYPNTNWYDAAIKKISLQNRHDLSLSGGTEKMSYYVSLGSLFQDGIYKHSATNYKQQNVRANLDAVVNDYIRLRFDLAGRLENRSFPPRSAGSIFRSLMRGRPTENAIWPNGLPGPDIEYGDNPVVTGTNAIGYTNDKNYVINTNMAAVVNIPWVQGLFVDGSFAYDQNFDFNKSFIKPWTLYTLADVNDPTHKLNAGSRGASAPQLTESFGTLRQITVNAKLNYVRSFGKHNLSTFIAFEQATLRNDNFSANRKYFISDKLDQLSLGGDKEKSNEGAAFEYARRNYFGRISYNYKETYLFDFNMRYDGSQNFPKGRRMGLFPGASAGWVLSNENFWKKNIRTLDYFKIRAAYGQMGNDLIDPFQYLSTYGFSSGGVMFGGDLNKGIYQLRSPNAGITWEVANNYDVGLEAKILGDKLAFEGDYFYTRRSNILVSRSLSMPGYTGMTLPQENIGRVENKGFEMVLSHKNDIRKFHYEIIGTVTHAKNKILFWDETPNVPVWQQSTGKQIGAPLYYEAIGIYKTQDEVDKSAHIGGARAGDVIFKDQNGDGVIDDLDRIRIDRTENPTWIFGLTLTAKFKNFDFTMLWQGATGASQYLRTESGLIGNFPMAFVQDRWTEQNTNASWPRAYDRDREYWVNRQNTFWFWNTNYARLKTLDIGYNIPSAVCKRIGLQNLRVYVSGQNLLTIDKVKIFDPEAPAGSGQYYPQTKIYNVGLNVTF encoded by the coding sequence ATGCATCCACGTTATGCAAAGGCATTGCTATTGCTATGCCTGTTTGCAACCAACAGTCGCGCAACGACTGCGCGCGAACCCTTGCCCGGTATCTGGCAGCAGGGAAATCTCACCATCAGAGGTAAAGTGAAAGACGTCAACGGGAACCCCCTGCCCGGGGTGACGGTATTGGTGAAGGACACCAAAAAAGGCGCCACTACCGATGAAAAAGGTAATTATGTGATCAATGATGTAAAGAAAGACGCGGTGCTCGTATTTCAGTACATCGGTTTTGATCAGCTGGAAGTTAGGGTAGAAGGGAAGAGCAGTATTAATACTGTGATGAAGGAGAACCAAAAAACCCTCGATGAGTATGTTGTAGTAGGTTACGGTACGCAGAAGAAAGTCACCAAAACAGGTGCTGTTTCTTCTGTGAAAGGTGCTGAGCTGCAGCAATCGCCCAACGTGAATATCTCCAACTCACTCGTGGGGCGCATTCCGGGGATCATTGCAGTGAACAACAGCGGCGAACCCGGTTACGATGGTTCCCGCATTTTTATCCGTGGCCGAAGTACGCTGGGAAACAGTAATCCGCTTGTTGTAATCGACGGTTTCCCCCGCGATGGTTTTGAGCGGATGAATCCTAACGACATTGAAAGCGTTTCCATCCTGAAAGACGCGGCAGCGGCCATCTATGGTTCGCGTGCAGCCAATGGCGTTATATTGGTGACCACCAAACGGGGTAAGGGCGGAAAGCCCACGCTGAGCTATGGTTTCAACCAGTCATTTGTAACACCAACCAGGTTGCCAAAAATGGCGGATGCGCCTACCTATGCAAGGGTCGTAAATGAAATCCTGAAATATGGAGGCGATGTACCCCGGTACACTGAAGACCAGATCAAGAAATTCGGCGATGGGTCAGATCCCTGGCTGTATCCGAATACCAACTGGTACGATGCTGCTATTAAGAAAATCTCTCTGCAGAACCGGCACGACCTGTCGCTGAGCGGTGGAACAGAGAAGATGAGTTATTATGTATCTCTCGGATCACTCTTCCAGGACGGTATTTACAAACACAGTGCAACCAATTACAAACAACAGAACGTAAGAGCCAACCTGGACGCGGTGGTAAATGATTATATCCGCCTGCGCTTCGACCTCGCCGGCCGGCTGGAAAACAGAAGCTTCCCTCCGCGTAGTGCAGGCTCCATTTTCAGATCCCTGATGCGTGGACGACCTACTGAAAATGCTATCTGGCCAAATGGGCTGCCAGGGCCTGATATCGAATACGGTGATAACCCCGTTGTTACGGGAACAAATGCAATCGGTTACACTAATGATAAGAACTATGTGATCAACACCAATATGGCTGCAGTAGTGAATATCCCATGGGTGCAGGGGTTGTTTGTAGATGGAAGTTTTGCGTATGATCAGAACTTTGATTTCAATAAATCCTTTATTAAACCATGGACGCTTTACACTCTTGCAGATGTAAATGATCCTACTCACAAGCTGAACGCGGGTTCCAGGGGAGCAAGCGCTCCTCAGCTTACAGAATCATTTGGTACACTGCGCCAGATAACGGTGAATGCTAAGTTGAACTACGTTCGCTCTTTCGGCAAGCATAACCTCAGCACGTTTATCGCTTTTGAACAGGCAACGTTGAGGAATGATAATTTTTCAGCCAACAGGAAATACTTCATCAGCGACAAACTTGATCAGCTAAGCCTGGGCGGAGATAAGGAGAAAAGCAATGAGGGCGCAGCATTCGAATATGCCCGCCGTAATTATTTCGGTCGTATTTCTTATAATTATAAAGAGACATACCTGTTCGATTTCAATATGCGCTACGATGGTTCGCAGAATTTCCCCAAAGGGCGACGGATGGGGCTTTTCCCGGGAGCATCCGCCGGATGGGTATTGTCAAACGAAAATTTCTGGAAGAAGAACATCCGTACGTTGGATTACTTCAAGATCAGGGCTGCATACGGGCAAATGGGTAACGACCTGATAGATCCGTTCCAGTATCTGAGTACCTACGGCTTCAGTAGCGGTGGTGTGATGTTTGGCGGCGACCTGAATAAAGGTATTTACCAGTTACGTTCTCCTAATGCCGGCATCACCTGGGAAGTGGCCAACAACTACGACGTAGGTCTGGAAGCAAAAATCCTTGGTGATAAACTGGCCTTTGAAGGCGACTATTTTTATACCCGTCGTTCCAATATCCTTGTCAGCCGCAGCTTATCCATGCCGGGTTATACAGGAATGACCCTGCCACAGGAGAATATCGGCCGTGTGGAAAACAAAGGTTTTGAAATGGTATTGAGCCATAAAAACGATATCCGGAAATTCCATTATGAAATAATAGGAACCGTTACCCACGCTAAAAACAAGATACTGTTCTGGGATGAAACACCTAATGTACCTGTCTGGCAACAGTCGACCGGCAAACAGATCGGCGCTCCGCTGTATTACGAGGCAATAGGCATCTATAAAACTCAGGATGAAGTAGACAAAAGCGCTCATATAGGAGGCGCCAGGGCCGGAGATGTCATTTTCAAAGATCAAAATGGAGATGGCGTAATCGATGATCTCGATCGTATCCGGATAGACCGTACAGAAAATCCAACCTGGATCTTTGGTCTTACCCTGACTGCCAAATTCAAAAACTTCGATTTCACCATGCTGTGGCAGGGAGCTACCGGCGCCAGTCAGTACCTGCGTACAGAATCGGGCCTGATAGGCAACTTCCCGATGGCCTTCGTACAAGACCGCTGGACAGAACAAAACACCAATGCCTCCTGGCCAAGAGCGTACGACCGTGACCGTGAGTACTGGGTGAATCGGCAAAATACTTTCTGGTTCTGGAATACCAACTATGCACGCCTGAAAACACTGGACATCGGGTATAACATTCCTTCTGCAGTTTGCAAACGTATCGGACTTCAGAATCTGAGGGTATATGTGAGTGGCCAGAATCTGCTGACTATCGACAAGGTGAAAATATTTGATCCGGAAGCGCCTGCCGGAAGTGGACAATATTATCCGCAAACGAAGATTTACAATGTGGGATTAAACGTAACCTTTTAA